The proteins below are encoded in one region of Aquisphaera giovannonii:
- a CDS encoding SGNH/GDSL hydrolase family protein → MMRSPWEWVLLASIAGGPIALRLRKASADRIVVLGWIHALCGSLYLLGCPDGSPVAAAVAAIGLLLLDLGWKAAGPAAQARLLFAARRKAVFAAVAASTVLLILPAGVEFACRGLTHAKLLRYHMPIETVWKSGQDDWRVATITADVHREPDPVLLWRPIAGKPYNAQHFKGPILQVPKPAGTFRIMCYGDSLTDGPPRGDWPARLHRLLAERPARPGQAYEVVNAGVSGYSSHQGLLRFLQDVDRYKPDLIVASYGWNDAAQAAGPSDREFRPPSWPVVALQRTMVRYRTSLVLTYYLKKLVAEPRRELEGPFHPRVSVDEYIANLDRFRAEARTRGIPIVFLTRPHLAAPDELRRVNNWRSHVPDYNGALVSWASREGLPFIDVQAEFARRPASLFSDECHFFPDGYQILAELVYGRLFEAGTQRSVLPGEEAAPPETATRPVDGRRS, encoded by the coding sequence ATGATGCGTTCGCCCTGGGAGTGGGTGCTGCTGGCGTCGATCGCGGGCGGCCCCATCGCGCTCCGGCTGCGGAAGGCCTCGGCCGATCGGATCGTCGTGCTCGGCTGGATCCACGCGCTCTGCGGGAGCCTCTACCTGCTCGGATGCCCCGACGGGAGCCCCGTCGCGGCCGCGGTCGCGGCGATCGGGCTGCTGCTGCTCGACCTCGGGTGGAAGGCCGCGGGCCCCGCGGCCCAGGCCCGCCTCCTCTTTGCCGCGCGGCGGAAGGCCGTCTTCGCCGCGGTCGCCGCCTCGACCGTCCTGCTCATCCTGCCGGCCGGGGTGGAGTTCGCCTGCCGAGGCCTGACGCATGCGAAGCTGCTCCGCTACCACATGCCCATCGAGACCGTCTGGAAATCCGGCCAGGACGACTGGCGGGTCGCGACCATCACGGCCGACGTCCATCGCGAGCCCGATCCCGTCCTGCTCTGGCGGCCGATCGCGGGGAAGCCCTACAACGCCCAGCACTTCAAGGGGCCGATCCTCCAGGTCCCCAAGCCCGCCGGCACGTTCCGCATCATGTGCTACGGAGATTCGCTCACCGACGGCCCCCCGCGCGGGGACTGGCCGGCCCGCCTCCACCGACTGCTCGCCGAGAGGCCGGCGAGGCCCGGCCAGGCCTACGAGGTCGTCAACGCCGGCGTCTCCGGCTATTCCTCGCACCAGGGGCTGCTCCGATTCCTCCAGGACGTCGATCGCTACAAGCCGGACCTCATCGTGGCCAGCTACGGCTGGAACGACGCGGCCCAGGCGGCCGGGCCGTCGGACCGGGAGTTCCGCCCGCCCAGCTGGCCGGTGGTCGCGCTCCAGCGCACGATGGTCCGCTACCGGACCAGCCTCGTGCTGACGTACTACCTCAAGAAGCTCGTCGCCGAGCCCAGGCGAGAGCTCGAGGGGCCGTTCCATCCCCGGGTGTCGGTCGATGAATACATCGCCAACCTGGACCGCTTCCGCGCAGAGGCCCGGACTCGGGGCATCCCGATCGTCTTCCTGACGAGGCCCCACCTCGCCGCACCCGACGAGCTCCGGCGGGTGAACAACTGGCGGAGCCACGTGCCGGATTACAACGGCGCCCTGGTCTCCTGGGCGAGTCGGGAGGGCCTCCCCTTCATCGACGTCCAGGCCGAGTTCGCCCGCCGGCCCGCCTCGCTCTTCAGCGACGAGTGCCACTTCTTCCCGGACGGGTACCAGATCCTGGCGGAGCTCGTCTACGGCCGACTCTTTGAGGCGGGCACTCAGCGGAGCGTCTTGCCCGGCGAGGAGGCCGCACCGCCGGAGACCGCCACCCGGCCGGTCGACGGGCGGCGATCGTAG